Part of the Triticum urartu cultivar G1812 chromosome 2, Tu2.1, whole genome shotgun sequence genome, CTATAAAACTTGGCACGCAGTCGCATCGGAATCGCGTATCACGCGAGAGGCGTGCGTCGCACGGGAGCGCGTCGCATGCGAGCTTGTTTTCGGGTAGAAATCATAACACAGTTCGGATAGATAAAGTTCACGTCCGCCACCCGCGCATGCAAACCCACGTCGCCGCCATTACCATGCATGCATGCCTCAGGCGTAGACAACGAGATGGCCCAACGGTCCATCCAGCGACCCAGCGGGTGAGGCTGGCGTGGGACGGCCCATCCGAATTAGGCCCAAGCGAGCGTCGCGCCGGGCACATCCCAGGGGTGcagggagtttagtcccacctcgccgagcgagCGGAGCTAGCACCGGTTTATATAGCGGGCTGAGCTTTCCCTCTCAAGTTCCTTTCTAAAGCGGGCAGCACATTGCCTAACCGTCTCCGTCCCTGCCCTATGGGCCCACTTGCTACCTGTTATCACAATGTGACAGGCCTCTGCATCCTGGCCCAATAAATGATTGGGTTACTAGTCATATGCAGGCCGTTGAATTGTGAACTTTAAGCGGcaagtaggcgggcttttttgtCATATTTCATTTTTTGCATTTGTCACCATTATTTCCATTGCAGCCAGTCCATCATGCTGCATtttgcactactaggaaaaaggctatagatggaatggacactaatggcgcacctgtcatgtggtgcgccactactatatagcagtAGCATCACATCACAACCATAAGTGTTCTGCACCAGCATCATAACAATCACATAACTACATAACAAAAGCAAACTTGTTCAACTTAACAAAAGCAAACTTGGTCATCATTACAAAAGCAAAGTTGTTCAACATAACAAAAGCAAACTTGTTCAACCACATAACTACAAACTGAGACACATAATACAACAAACAACTCAATATCCCCAGTAGTAGGAGTCATCCCAATGATCTTCCGCCTCTTGCCATTGCTCCAAACCTTCTTTGACGGTTTCGATTTTCTTCCATGCCTCGTAGGTGACGTACGCATCTTTCGCTGCGTACTCGATGAGGTTGTTTGGCAGTGGGCTGTCCCCCCATCGTTTGTGGTCCAATTTCTTGTTGATCTTCCCCTTCATTTCCTTGTAGGATGGGTGGATGAGGCTGGCTGCAAACTCAGCCAAAGACTGCCACTTCTTTCCATTGTTTGGAACTCTCCATTTGCGCTGCATGTCGATGTACTTGTCGGGGTTGATCTCCAAACCAGacaacttcagcttctccttgtCACCTCCAATGGAGAAGCCAACAAAGGTGTACAACTTCTTCTCCTGCAGGAGCGGGCGGAGTTCCTTGGGCCTGCATCAAATTAATCTGGTGCATCAAATTCATCTACTTCAAAAACTTCAGAActagtattgcatctacttcaaaacttcagaactagtattgcatctacttcagaacttcagaactattgcatctacttcaggaacttcagaaactactaattaaacagaaacttcagaacttcagaactagtattgcatctacttcagaacttcagaactattgcatctacttcagaaacttcagaaactactaattagatagaaacttcagaacttcagaactagtattgcatctacttcagaacttcggaactattgcatctacttcagaaacttcagaaacttcagaaactactaattagacagaaacttcagaacttcagaactagtattgcatccacttcagaactattgcatctacttcagaaacTTTAGAAACTACTAATTAGACAGAAACTTCAGAACTGGATGTTTTTACCATTTGGTTGCCGCGGTGATGTGGTATACCAGGACGAGATCCTCCACGCATAACTGCAGAACTGCAACCATTTGCGGAGGTTCGTCTTCCCTGGTATACTCGACATCAACGCCGATCGACCGAGAAACCATGCCGCCGAGCCTCCTCCTCATGTCGCGGATCCTCTTGTCGGCTTCGTCTGGATTGCTGGTGCATACGACATCCAGCTTCTCCTTCAGGTGGATATCAACCATGAGCGGCACGGTGTAGTCCTGCTTCTGCCCGGGGACCGGAACATCATCGTCGACCACCAGCGGCTCCTTGCCAGACGCCTCACCACGGTGTTGCTTGGCAGACGGAGGGGAGTTGCTCCACGATGCCTCCGCCATTCTCTTGGCAGACGGAGGGGAGTTGCTCCATGATTCCTCCGCCATTGCCCTCCTGGCCAGGGATGGTGGAGGCAGAGGGGAGTTGCTTGATGGTGGAGGCAGAGGGAGGCAGAGGGAGGAAGATGGAGCGGCAATGGAATAGGAGGGGAGTTACCTGCGTCGTGGTCGTGGGGAGTTGCCAGTGGAGGGGAGACGTGGGGAGTTGCCTCCAAAACTCAAATGTCCTTCCCTTTGGCCCTCGAAAACTCTGAAGGGGAGACGTGGGCCCTTTGGTTGAAAATtttgggtgatttggaggtggtggaaaaattcaccttttttcaaaaactggcttaagttaaGACCAAATGGTCCCTCCGGAATGCGggcattttttcgaccacctccaaatcacctcaaTTTTGGCACAGATGATCTCTTCCACAAACAAAACTAGGTTTCCaagtttttgtatttttttgaatttataatgccctctagactaactgctgaaaacatcggtctatgcctcaagggggcattgtaaaataaattttttcaaaattttctttcatagacatgtttggcacatgtggatcaccatgtacaagaaaatttgggtgatttggaggtgaTGGAAAAATTCACCttttttcaaaaactggcttaagttaaGACCAAATGGTCCCTCCGGAATGCGggcattttttcgaccacctccaaatcacctcaaTTTTGGCACAGATGATCTCTTCCACAAACAAAACTAGGTTTCCaagtttttgtatttttttgaatttttttgaatttataataccctctagactgactgctgaaaacatcagtctatgcctcaagggggcattgtaaaataatttttttcaaaattttctttcatagacatgtttggcacatgtgggtcaccatgtacaagaaaatttgggtgatttggaggtggtggaaaaattcaccttttttcaaaaactggcttaagttagacAAAATGGTCCCTCCGAAATGCCggcattttttcgaccacctccaaatcacctcaattttggcacacatgatctcttccacaaacaaaactaggtttccaagtttttgtatttttttgaatttataatgccctctagactgactgctgaaaacatcggtctatgcctcaagggggcattgtaaaataattttttttcaaaattttctttcatggacatgtttggcacatgtgggtcaccatgtacaAGATAATTTGGGACCTGCATGCAAGAGTCGGGGACCTGCATGTGAATAGTGATTCATCAAGGCCTTGACAGCTACTGGCACAGCGGCTGCCGCCCGATTTGCATGCAGCGAAGATGAACGTGCATGGAGGTTTCTCAAAGATTTCCAAGCACACCCCAGTGGGCCCCGCTTATTTAAAAAATACGTCAGTCATTATTGCTCTGTAAATGAAGAATATGCATGACAACCATAGTAAGAGTGAAGAATCATATTCATCCTACAATGAGGACCAACGCTTGCTAAAATCACCTCGATGAAGGTATTTAAGCAGGTAAAGGAGCTGCTCGAggggcgaggtgggactatttTTAGTTAGACGAGAACAACGTGCGAGATCGTACGCGACGTGGGCCGTCCGGAGCTGCAACCTCGGATGGGCCGGTGTTTGGGTCGACGTAGGAAAACGGCCTGCCATGCATGCATGGCGTCGGTAGTCTCGCCTAAACGATGGACACGCACCGAGCCAGCCATGCAGACCGTGGGATCGCGCGGGAGATCCGTCTGGCAGCCATGTGTGCGTGCAGAAATACATCACAATAATTATTCTACTCGACAATAACAAGTGCTCCATGCTAGCCCTTATTCCTGTTCGAAATACATCATCATTCTTAAAGTTGGACATCAAATGATACACACAAAAAATGGAAACGAAAGATGTCGAACTAATACTGTAACATGGCAGTACAACCGCACTTCACTAAATTACTGTCACGGTGAAATAGAATGTAAAGACCACGTCACACAAAGCTGAATGGCACACGACGTTCTCTGGCTCATCATCGATTCATGCTGTATGTAGATATCACAGTTCAGCCTCGAGATCCTACACAGAAGAATACAATAAATCACATGGACATCAATTATGTGTAAAACACATGCAAAAAATAAATATGAACATATTTCGTACCTCTAGCAATTTAGCGCATTTACGTCGACTGTGACCTGGTTTCTTGCAATAGCCACAGATATTCTATGATCTTGACTTCTTTGTCTTTGCCTGCAGCCTTTTCTTCGGTGCACCTCGTCCTGGCACATGCACGGGATCCAGAACCTTATCAACTTTCTCCGAGTGCGGCATCAACGGGCCAAACCTAATGTTGTTATGCTGAGCATTAGTTGACTCCTTGCTGTCAGCTTGTTCAAAACTTGATTGCTTGCCATGATGTTGTGCTTGCAAAAGCATCTTTAAACGGTGATAGTCCTCATCAGAGTGGCATGCCTTGAAACTTGCGGCGTGACTACAATTCCGCAACTCGCGGTACCTCTGCAGGCTTATCGAATAGTCATACATCTGGTTTTTTCTGGTAGGTGTGTATGCACATTTTGCATTCATAGTCCACCTAGTGGGAATGCAACAACCTGGCAGAATTGTTTGTTTTAAAATCCCCCATATGTAAAAAATGTGGGAACATGGTGTGCCTGCGCATTCCAGCTTACGCAAGAACAACTCACCCTGTGCAAAAGACCTCCTTGCTCTTCAATGCGCACTCCAAACTTTTTATCCATTCTTTCCTGCTTGGACACAACATAAGTGGAATCTTCTGATCCATCTAGTATCTCTCTGATCTGACATTTGCTGACAGCATCTATGCTCCATAAGACCATCTTAAAGACACTAGGTGTGAAAACTGTTGCGGCGTGTTTCTCAAGCGGCGAAGCATTTTCCTCTGTAAATGGAACGGACTCCAAGGCTTCGACGTCATGGAGAGCTTCGTTAATCCGCCGCGACGCAAGGCAACGCTCATAGTGCTCTAGCATTTCAAACAACGACATCTTACCCTCAAGATGCGTATGTAGCACAGAGTTCAAGCTCTCACTCCTCTGATTGCTGCTCAATCCTAGGAAACAACGCCCCTCAAGATATGGAGCACACCACAACTTTCTCATCTGATGCAGCCAAGACTCCTCACTGGTTTCTTTATTCCGTTGTAAGAATTGTATCCATTTTATCTCATGCTCTTCAATGGAAGAAGTATCATAAATGAAAGATCTGAATTCCTCCTTTATGTCGTCATCATGCAGATGGCGTACAATGTTCTGCTGAATGTGCCATATACATAGTCTATGGTTTGAGTCTGGCCAGACCACCCTTATTGCTCTCTGCATTGCAAGGTCCCCATCTGTGATCACAGATATCGGATGTTTATGTGCCATGCAATCAGAAAAGGTCCGCAACATCCACTCGTATGCCTGGCTTGTTTCATGAGAAATTATACCACAGCCAAAAATAACAGTGCTGCGGTGGTGATTCAACCCGACAAACGGCACGAATGGCATATTGTATTTGTTGGTTCTGTATGTGCTATTGAAAACAATGACGTCTCCGAAAGCCTCGTAGTCAAGTCGCGACTGACTATCATCCCAGAACAGTCCCTTCAGATGGCCATGCTCGTCTACCAAGTACTTGAAGAAAAAAAATCCACATCTCGCTCTCGCCTCACCATCATGTGCATGATCACCGTATTAGCATCACCGGCACTGATTGTCTCCTGCTTATTAGCATGGCAGAAATTATAAACGTCCCTCTTTATGCATCCAACCTTATCAAATCCACCGTATTGAAAGCACAAAATATCCATAATACGGTATTTTCGGATCCCACATTTTTCCATGTCCGCAATGTCCGCTTTCTGCTCATCGCTAATTTGTCTGTGCGAACGCAGTAGACAAGAAAGATCCCGTGGGGCTAGAGGATGGCTGTGCTCATCGATGAAATCCTTGACAAACCACCGACCGGTTTCCTCCTGTCTCGTAATGACCAATTTAGCATTACACCCAACACGAGTTAAACTTTGTGGCCTCCTCTTTCTATCTTCCATCTTTCTTTTATGTGCTTCTCTTCGCGAAACCCTTGACGACTACACACAATTTTCCTTAAAATTATGTACTTGTTGGATCCATCCCACTCAACGTAGCTTTTCCTCACACTAAAACCTTTTTCAAGAGCATATTTGTTGTAGAATTCATAGCCTTCAgcctcactatcaaacatcttgCTGACAACTTTTACATACTCGAACATACTCTCATCACTTGCATACGCCATGTCTTCCTGCATATGACATGTGAGGGAAACCAATCATCAACATCTTTCTGTTTATCAATGTTGCAGGTGTAAAATAGCTCATAGGCAAAGACAAGTGCATGAAAAAGACTTTGCTCGTTTGACATGTGAGGGAAACCAATCATCAACGTCCAACAAGTAGTATCTCATCTTCCTTTAAACTATATTTCATGCACTATGCAAACCTAAAGTGATGATGACTTTAATAAACTAAATTAAGTGAACTATGGAACCAGTATCTCATCTTTCTTTAGTATATATCATCTCAAACGTCAAGTAAGTCACTTTTTTCTGCGGTACCAAAGGAAGTAAGCAATGCCCTCAACATCTTACTTAAACAAACATGATGCGATTAGCTCAAGAGAAACTATGCCATGATGAAGCTTTCCATTCGTTGTTCTAGTCCATACCCGGATCTTGTGGGGTTGAGGTTGTACTACATGCACGGTGGAGGGGCGCAACGGCCAAGAGAACGAGCAGAACGCCAAGCCGAATTCATACCTTAAGGATGGTATGCGCGAAGAGATGGGATCGCCCGCCGCGGTCGCCGCCGATTCAGCCGGCGCAGATccggccttcttcttcttcggtgATGGCATGGGGGGCTGGGGTTGGTTGGGTGGAGGACGAGGACGATGAATTTATTCCTCTCGCCGGGCAGGTCGAGGACGGAGAAGGTCAGGAGCGGCGAGCGGCGACGAATAGATCGGAGGAGGATTCTGAACTGGATCGAGTAGACATGGATCTGGTCCTCAGGTGATCGGTTCAAGAAAAGATATTTCCCCCTGGACCATTATGCCCTTATCGCAATTAACATATTAAATTTAATCAATTAAAATTCCCCGCAAGATCTGACGGCTAATAAAAATCAGACGTGATCAGACATGTAAGTACTGCTAAATACTCCGAGTACTAACCCAATCACCGTAAAACAGCTCTATTGGCTTTGCTATATGTCTGAACAGCAGGTCATCAATCATGCACAAGAAGATTGTAGGTTTCATGGGATACAAAATTGAAGTTAAAAGAGTGTTGCGGAAATATCTATGAAAAATTATCTATGCACGAATTATCTTGAGCGTATTTTCAAGTTTCAATTGCATAGCATTCCTTGCCAGTCTACTTCATGCATGTGTTGGGGACAGAGCTCGACGAGCATAACGAGGCAATAAACAATAGTGAACAGTGTGCATAGGAGACAACATTTCATTGCCCAATGCAACATGACTATTTTATTAGCTATGGTATAGCATCAAATATGATCATATTTAGCACATGCATGGCTTCTAACCCTCTAAGGGCATCTTCAATGGTTGTAAGATAGTTGTTGGTAGATTTTGCCACATAGGATTTTTAATGATGTGTCATATAATAAATGAGGGAAGAGAGAAAGGTTGTATGTACATGAACCAACACCCTTTGCACAAACTCCAATGTAGAATGAGAGAGCACCTTATTTATTATCTCACATCCTATTGGGCAAACTACATATAACCCATTGGAGTTGTTGTATGTTAAGGTGTTGGTTGATGACATGACATATTTTATCAACAAGCTAACATACAAtctgttggagatgccctaaatTGTTCCCGCCATCAAACTAAATTGTTCCTGCCATGCAATAGTTTACTCACCATGCACATATCTCCATACGCGGTGTCCTGAGATGAACGGTTCTGAGCATGGGTTCGGGTGGATCATGGTCCCAAGCAATATTTTCGGACCTGGACGGCAGCCATGACAAGATGCCGAAGATGACATCGGAAGGGAGGTAAGGCGGCCGCGGCGACTCGGTGGTGAGAATCCGCTTTGCCGTCCGCGGCCGAGGAGGAGATGCCGGGACATCGTCGGCAGATCGTTTGATCGCCATGGTTGAATTGATGTGCCTTATTTATAAAGGCTTTGAGGCGCAAAGACGAGCTACGGACGATCGGCGCTCAAACATGCCTGAGGTAGGTTCTGGTGGGTTATATATATGGACCGGGATTTTGGAATTCTAGCGTGAGACGGTTTGGATTCCGATTCGGCGAACTCAGGCACAGCCCCGCAGGCATCTGAATCCGCATCGTCTTCTTTCCACCCGCTATAATTTGCGTTCTCTAAATCTGGGGTATGCCGCGACCACAAATTACAGACAGTACGTATTCATAACTCTGCGCCGAGCGCTGATTACAAGCATTCATATTCATATATCGACATATATAGGGAGCGAGATGGCTCGCGGGCACATACATACGGAACAGACGACACGCGTATAGTACGAAATAAGCATACCTAGGAACGTACTCCGTATATGTTACTTTCACTTGCTGAAATCGATGGTGCCCGTGGAGAGCACGTTATCCCCGGTGGTGGGGTGCGCCGCCGGCACGTCGTCCACCACGGAGCCCCCCTGCTGCCAGACGTGGGTGAACTTGCTCCCCTTCCCGGGCAGCGCGACCGTCGCGTACACGACCATCTCCTTGCCGTTCTTGGCGTACTCGGCCGCCACGTCCGACACGGGGAACGCCAGCTCGGCGCCGTCCGCGGGCGCCATGGACGGCGCGTAGCTGTCCAGCATCGTCGGGTACGCGACGAGGCTGCCGTTGGAGTGCCGGAACGCCACCACGGCCTGCGTGCCCACCATGCCCGTGCCGTTGGGGTTGAGCCCCCACGCCACCCACCCGCCGGCCTTGCTCGTCTGCGGCGCGCGGAACGCCACGGCGACCGAGTTGCCCTCGGCCGTGTAGTTGTAGTGCAGCGTGGTGCCGAGGCGCGGCAGGGCGGTGCACGACGCGTAGAGCTGGTTGCTCGAGAAGGTGTGGCTCGCGCATGACGACGACGCCTGTGCGTTGGCCGGAGAGAATGATGAGGCGGCGATGGCCGCGAGCaggaagagggagagagacaTGGCCGCAGTGCCAGTGGAGTGGAGAGCTGAAGCTGCCATTTCTTGGGAGAAAATGATGGAGTTGCTGTCTGTGGAGTGTGGAGTGGCACAATGAGATGGTACTGGCTAGCTAGTGCAGTGGGGTTAGAGGAAAGGAGATGGGGGTTTTAAAGGGGCTAGGGTTTGGTGGGGAAGATGAGAGTTGCTTGGAAATGTACAAGTGACACAAGTGAACCACGTCTGACATGGGATCAACTGGGTAGGTGACCTACATATTGGATCACCGGCCATTGTACTTATCGGACGGCAATACTCGTGGAACGTTAGTTGGCGTCATGCTGGagtggtaagagcatgtacaatggtagACGCTTATCTAGGTGCTTAAACAGAAAACAATAAATAGCAAAAGGTTTAAAAATCCCCAAGCGTTATCTGCTCCAACGCTGGAGCTAACCATGGGCGCTAAATACGTGTGAAAAACAACGCTCGTGCCTCATCTCGTGGGCTAAAAAGAGGCAAGCGCTCGCTGCCTTTCTTTGCGTCGCTGCGGCTCCGGGCGCCAGGAATCGAGGACGTAACTGACGATCGGACTGGAAATTATTCCTAGCGTCCACCCTTAGCGCCTAGCGTTGAAGATGCCCTAAATAGCTCCGCGCAGCATACCGCAACCGAAATACTCTTTCCATCTGAGAATTAACAAATCCTTAGTTGATTTTATAAATTTGTTTATACGTATGTAAAAATGTCCACTTTTTGTGTTGATTAGTTCAGTTAGTGTGAAAGTATATAGTACTATTGTGTGGACCCAGAAATAACTAAATCTCGGTTGAATAGATCTAAGAAAATGTTTGCTGTATTGTAACAATATGTTCATCTTGTGCAACAATATGCAAGGGTCTGTTCAAAAAAAATTATAAAACCTTGCACGGGTTTTACGTCGGATCGACTGAGGAGAATATCAAATGTTTGTTGGAAATTACGCATCTGTAGTTGTTGTATATTTACCGCTCAGTGCCCTTGTAAAATATTTTGAAAATAGTTAAATGATTTTAttatatatttttggaaacatATCTAAGCATTTTGAGAATAGTTAATCGATATTGTCGTAGTATTTTGCTGAATTCTATAGTATTATTTAATATATGTATGGATGATAATTTCTTACTCCCTCTATTTAGATATATTATAACCGAGCATCTTACCAGCCCTCCCAGGCTATCAGTGTTTGCAGTTGTTGGATCGTTATTTTTGGATGTTTCAACCGTCCGATTCGCTGTGAACCAAACCACCGAGCGCTAATCCACAGGGCCGCGAAACT contains:
- the LOC125541082 gene encoding cytochrome b561 and DOMON domain-containing protein At5g47530-like, which translates into the protein MAASALHSTGTAAMSLSLFLLAAIAASSFSPANAQASSSCASHTFSSNQLYASCTALPRLGTTLHYNYTAEGNSVAVAFRAPQTSKAGGWVAWGLNPNGTGMVGTQAVVAFRHSNGSLVAYPTMLDSYAPSMAPADGAELAFPVSDVAAEYAKNGKEMVVYATVALPGKGSKFTHVWQQGGSVVDDVPAAHPTTGDNVLSTGTIDFSK